One stretch of Zerene cesonia ecotype Mississippi chromosome 20, Zerene_cesonia_1.1, whole genome shotgun sequence DNA includes these proteins:
- the LOC119835075 gene encoding dynein light chain 4, axonemal codes for MAEEGAAATGGATAGEKVIHTYPLIRHSDMSEEMRTEAMELSVTACEKFSQNNELAARMVKESMDKKFGPAFHVVVGESYGFEITYECTTICYMYFGGNQAICIWKCS; via the exons ATGGCTGAGGAAGGCGCTGCCGCCACTGGAGGTGCCACTGCTGGGGAGAAAGTGATACACACTTATCCTTTGATAAGG CATTCCGACATGTCGGAGGAGATGCGTACCGAAGCCATGGAGCTCTCAGTGACGGCTTGCGAGAAGTTCTCCCAAAACAATGAGCTCGCCGCGCGAATGGTCAAGGAGTCCATGGACAAGAAATTCGGTCCCGCTTTCCACGTGGTCGTTGGCGAAAGCTACGGTTTCGAAATAACATATGAATGTACGACAATTTGCTACATGTATTTTGGTGGAAATCAAGCAATATGTATTTGGAAGTGTTCGTGA
- the LOC119835244 gene encoding probable cytosolic Fe-S cluster assembly factor GL21135 produces the protein MASRFSGALQLTDLDDFITPSQECIKPVKIEKTKSQTGAKIKIGEDGYFDLSSGKEQKLQKVEITLADCLACSGCITSAESVLVTKQSQEELLRVLSERRYTDSRGNTRDVSLIVVSISPQPTLSLAARYKLSPEEATSKLAGYFKKLGADLVLDMTIAEDLSLLEARQEFLERYHNQQNDPAGKYLPMLASSCPGWVCYAEKTHGNFILPYISTTKSPQQIMGSLVKQHLSAKRELIPGEMYHVTFMPCYDKKLEASREDFYSEVMNCHDVDCVITAIELEQMLSSEGKSLSDVPSADLDWPWGEGTPGLHSHGSSGSGGYADHLFLYAAEQLFGESNVPLVYRNLRNPDFREVTLEQDGKEVLRFAIANGFRNIQNLVQKLKRGKSPYHYVEVMACPSGCLNGGAQIRPLSGESGRELVAQLHAMYRRLAPRAPRPAGAVARLYADWLAGEHSDKARAMLHTRYRPLEKSDVALNIKW, from the exons ATGGCTTCTCGTTTTAGTGGTGCGTTACAGTTAACAGATTTGGATGATTTCATAACTCCATCACAG gaatGTATAAAACCAGTTAAgatagaaaaaacaaaaagccaAACTGGCGCGAAAATAAAGATCGGTGAAGATGGTTACTTCGACCTGTCGAGTGGTAAGGAACAGAAGTTACAGAAGGTTGAAATCACACTTGCTGACTGTTTGGCTTGCAGTGGGTGTATCACCTCCGCTGAGAGTGTACTGGTTACTAAACAAAGCCAGGAGGAACTGTTAAG AGTATTATCAGAGAGGAGGTACACAGATTCAAGAGGAAATACAAGGGATGTTAGCCTGATAGTGGTGTCCATATCTCCACAACCTACACTGTCTCTGGCAGCTAGATATAAACTTTCCCCAGAAGAAGCAACAAGTAAATTGGCAG gttattttaaaaagttaggTGCGGACCTAGTTCTTGATATGACAATAGCCGAGGATCTATCATTACTAGAAGCAAGGCAAGAGTTCCTTGAAAGATATCACAACCAGCAAAATGATCCCGCTGGGAAATATTTACCCATGCTCGCCAGTTCTTGTCCAG GTTGGGTGTGCTACGCGGAGAAAACACATGGCAATTTCATACTCCCATACATATCAACCACGAAGTCGCCGCAACAAATCATGGGCTCACTGGTCAAGCAGCACCTCTCAGCCAAACGGGAGCTGATCCCAGGGGAAATGTACCATGTGACCTTCATGCCATGCTACGATAAGAAGCTGGAAGCATCTAGAGAGGACTTCTATAGCGAAGTCATGAACTGCCACGATGTGGACTGTGTTATTACAGCGA TTGAACTGGAACAAATGCTCTCCAGCGAAGGGAAATCTTTATCCGATGTGCCAAGTGCCGATCTGGACTGGCCGTGGGGCGAAGGCACACCGGGGCTCCACAGCCACGGCAGCTCGGGCTCCGGGGGCTACGCTGACCATCTGTTCTTGTATGCTGCTGAACAACTCTTTGGAGAAAGTAATGTGCCATTGGTGTATAGGAATTTGAG GAACCCGGACTTCCGGGAAGTGACCTTAGAGCAAGATGGCAAGGAGGTGCTTCGGTTCGCGATCGCCAACGGTTTCCGGAACATCCAGAACTTGGTGCAGAAGCTGAAGAGGGGGAAGTCGCCCTATCATTACGTGGAGGTGATGGCTTGTCCTTCAG GGTGCCTCAACGGGGGGGCGCAGATACGTCCGCTGAGCGGCGAGAGCGGCCGCGAGCTGGTGGCGCAGCTGCACGCGATGTACCGGCGCCtggcgccgcgcgcgccgcgcccggCCGGCGCCGTGGCGCGCCTGTACGCCGACTGGCTCGCCGGCGAGCACTCGGACAAGGCCCGCGCGATGTTGCACACGCGCTACCGCCCGTTGGAGAAGAGTGACGTCGCGCTTAATATTAAGTGgtga